From a single Rutidosis leptorrhynchoides isolate AG116_Rl617_1_P2 chromosome 5, CSIRO_AGI_Rlap_v1, whole genome shotgun sequence genomic region:
- the LOC139850325 gene encoding protein LAZY 1-like, whose translation MKLLDWMHRKFRNGEPLKDFSTGNPCICLMGQPSLDDFEYYPKSNYYAKPSNKSRENQIRKSFACLEGAKTEDEHMEEESSEALTELFHGFLAIGTFGMDPVTSDPGTPTFATSVEYIMEKETEATENELQFINDELEKVLIVEGKEDDSSARNSYVSNGRSSQGSTITLSGKVLEAVSDNENGSVACPLQGYLFGSAVGLPETTAGKKEHRTSLGELFQKTKSADENSGNKCNRVDAHKEKETDNNKSAIQLMKKILKGKKGSGGTVDTNSADKKLPKILHMFHKKVHPDSTTRSKIRSKDHTMNVTYMNEEPYNKRNQLVTGEDITIIPKRDSFKNNVNNIRSNMPHATCGASDSNGNRECWIKSDADYLVLEL comes from the exons ATGAAG TTGCTAGATTGGATGCATCGAAAGTTTCGAAATGGAGAACCACTCAAAGATTTTTCCacag GGAACCCATGCATTTGTCTTATGGGACAACCATCACTTGATGACTTCGAATACTATCCGAAATCAAACTATTACGCAAAGCCGTCAAACAAATCGCGCGAAAACCAGATTCGAAAATCATTTGCATGTTTAGAAGGTGCAAAAACAGAGGATGAACACATGGAAGAAGAATCATCTGAAGCTCTAACCGAACTCTTTCATGGTTTTCTAGCAATCGGTACATTTGGCATGGATCCAGTTACTAGTGATCCAGGAACACCAACTTTTGCCACGTCAGTTGAGTACATAATGGAAAAAGAAACAGAAGCAACTGAAAATGAACTGCAATTCATTAATGATGAGTTGGAAAAAGTACTAATTGTAGAAGGTAAAGAAGATGATTCATCTGCAAGAAACAGTTATGTTAGTAATGGAAGAAGCAGTCAAGGAAGTACTATTACGCTTAGCGGGAAGGTTTTAGAAGCAGTTTCGGATAATGAAAACGGGTCAGTTGCTTGCCCGCTTCAGGGTTATTTGTTTGGGTCAGCAGTCGGGCTGCCCGAAACAACTGCTGGAAAGAAAGAGCATAGAACATCACTTGGAGAGTTGTTTCAGAAAACAAAGTCTGCGGACGAAAATAGTGGGAACAAATGCAACAGGGTGGATGCGCATAAAGAAAAAGAAACTGATAATAATAAGTCTGCTATTCAGTTgatgaaaaagatactgaaaggaaaAAAGGGTTCGGGTGGAACCGTTGACACTAATTCGGCTGATAAGAAACTGCCCAag ATCCTTCATATGTTCCACAAGAAAGTCCATCCCGACAGCACAACAAGGTCTAAAATTCGATCCAAGGATCATACGATGAATGTCACCTATATGAACGAGGAGCCGTATAACAAAAGAAACCAATTGGTGACGGGGGAAGATATCACTATAATACCTAAGAGGGATAGCTTCAAAAATAATGTAAACAACATAAGAAGCAACATGCCCCATGCTACTTGTGGTGCCAGTGATTCAAATGGGAACAGAGAATGTTGGATCAAATCTGATGCAGATT ACCTGGTGTTGGAACTCTAG